ttatagtggagcttttggtcccgtggttttttactcttcacatcgaagggttttccacgtaaatcttggtgtcttgtgtgatttgtttattattgccttgttatatttgtttggttgaattacttgctgccttactatcatattgcttgtggttgtttgtcttctcttggttcaaatcgaaaagggaaagtatagacttgggtattcttccgctgttatcctgtcaggcattctttgttagtgccttgtctttcccaacaaagtggtatcagagcattggttattgttgattgtcgttttgaatgatggaggGAAATAATagcaaaatggtgtgtttaaatggtagtaactatcatatttggaaaggcaagatgaaagatctcttatttgtcaagaagatgcatttacctgtgtttgcttctaataagcctTAGTGTTTAAATGATGAAGAATGGAAATTTGAGCATCTGCAGGTTTGTGGGtatattagacaatgggttgaagataatgttagaaatcatattgtgaatgagacacatgccaaaagtttgtgggacaagctcgagacactttatgcttcgaagactggcaacaacaagttgttcctattgaaacaataatgaatatcaggtataaagagggcactcctatttctgatcatattaatgattttcagggtattcttgaccagctgtccggaatgggtgtaaagtttgatgatgagatacagggactttggcttcttaatactctgccagactcttgggaaactcttcgagtttctttgactaattctgctcccagtggtgttataaccatggaatatactaagagtggtgtcttgaatgaagaaatgagaagaagatctcaagcctcatcttcttcagcttcacactccgatgttttggttactgaagatagggggagaaacaagtccagaggtcagaatgatagaggtaaaagtagaagcaagtcaaagtctaaatacaagaatattacatgtgactattgccacaagaatgggcatatcatgaaatattgttacaagcacaagagagatatgagacaacaaaagagagaaggcgataatgaaaatcgtgttgctgttgttgctaatgataatcttcttgtttcttgtgatgcaaatgcattaatcttgttcgtgatgagtccagctggtttgtggattctggtgctacttctcatgtcacgccaaagaaggaattattttcttcttatactccaggtaattttggaacgttgaaaatgggcaataatcatgaagttgaagttattggcattgggacagtttgtttggaaagtaacaatggttccaaactagttctcaataatgtcaagcatgctccagatgttcgcttgaatttgatttctgtgggatatcttgatgatgagggttatgttaatacacttggtgttggccagtggaagcttactagaggtttgatggttgtggcccgtggtgacaagttgtctaacttgtatgtatttcagggctccatgtccagagactcggtaaatttggtggagaatgatacttcatcagagttatggcatagaaggctgagtcatatgagcgagaaggggattgatagtttggctaagaaaaatttgctttctggagtgaaacaagcaaagttgaagaaatgtgttcattgcttagccggtaaacagaaaagagtttcttttcagagtcatccgccttcaagaaagcttgatttgctggagttggtacattctgatttgtgtggtccttttaaggtaagatctcatggtggtgcactttactttgtgacttttattgatgatcattctcgcaaactctgggtatttcctttgaagtccaaggatcaagtacttgatgtgttcaagagttttcaggccttggttgaaagacaaacagggaagacattgaaatgcatccgctcagataatggtggtgagtatattggtccttttgatagatattgcagagagcagggtattaggcatcagaaaactcctccaaagactcctcagttaaatggtttagcagagaggatgaacagaactctagttgagagggttagatgtatgctttcagatgctaagctgtcagattccttttgggcagaagcacttaatactgctgcttatgttatcaatttatctcctgctgttgctttagatggtgatgtccctgacagagtttggactggtaagaatgtttcttattatcatcttagagtctttgggtgtaaagcctttgtacatgttcctaaggatgaaaggtcaaagttggatgttaaaactatgCAGTGtagaagaaacttgttagaagccgtgatgttgtgttctttgaagaccaaacaattgaagatcttgacaaagctgacaaggctgattttcagagtagtgagagcttagttgatgttgatccagttcctttgactattgcaccggaagaaaatcttcataatgatgaaaatcaagttgataatgaagaaggtgatcatgttcagaatgaccggcatgatgttgttaatgctccagtgcaagatgatgtggttgtccaacaaccaattatagatgctccagagagttctctcagacgatctagtagagagagaattccttcatctcgttattctcccaatgagtatgtactcttgactgacgggggagaacctgagagtcttgatgaggccatggaaagtgaagaaaaagaaaggtggtttgatgctatggaagatgagattaaatccttgcatgataatcatacctttgatttggttaagttacctaaagacagaaaagctttgaaaaacaggtgggtttttcgggtgaaacatgaagatggtaatccagttccacggtacaaagctagattagttgtcaagggatttaatcagaaaaggggagttgattttgatgagatattctctccagttgtgaagatgtcatccattcgtgtggttctaggcttggctgcaagtctagatttagaggttgagcaaatggatgttaaaactgctttcctccatggtgacttagatgaagaaatttatatggagcaaccggaaggttttgaagtcaagggtaaagagaattatgtttgcaaattgaagaagagcttgtatggtttgaaacaagctcccaggcagtggtacaggaagtttggttcttttatgagtcagcagggcttcaagaagacttcttcagaccattgtgtttttgtgcaaaagttctctgatggtgactttattattgtgttgctttatgttgatgacatgcttgttgttggtcataatacttgcaggattcagaagttgaagcaagagttgagtaagtcttttgctatgaaagacttaggaccagcaaggcagattcttggcatgcagattgtccgtgatagaaaggccaagaaattggtattatcacaagagaagtacattcagaaagtacttcgcagattcagcatggacaaagctaaggttgtcagtacacctttagctatgcacttcaaattgagcacgaaacagtgtccttctagtgatgatgagaaggaagatatgaagaaagttccttatgcttcagctgttggtagtttgatgtatgcgatggtttgtacaagaccggatattgctcacgctgttggagttgttagccgttttctttctaatccgggaagagaacattggaatgctgtgaagtgggttatgagatatctctgtggcacttctagtctgagtttgtgttttggtacagggaagcctattctttgtggttatactgattcagacatggctggtgatgttgatactcgcaagtctacttcagggtacttggttacttttgcagggggagctgtgtcttggcaatctaggttgcaaaaatgtgttgctctatctactacagaagctgagcttattgctgtcgttgaagcttgtaaagaattgctttggatgaagagattcttgggggaacttggttgtgctcaagagaggtatgtgctttattgtgacagtcaaagtgctatacatcttggcaagaattctacgttccatggtcggtctaaacacattgatgtgagataccattggattcgagatgtgttggattctaagttgcttgagcttgaaaagattcatacaaatgacaatggttccgatatgatgactaaagctttgccaagagggaagtttgaagattgttgcatggtcgccgggatggcggtctcctccacatagtcgtgagggggagaattgttgggttatgggcctttttcccttcctatgtggataaataaaagcccaatttggaccaacccatttttgcccataggcccattcttatgaggcaaatataaacctatttaggtcttattttcatatacacagagagttttttcagcagccaaaaagagagaaagagagcagttttcgcagtcaaaattcagccctaacagccaacttcaaattgcgattcccgcttcgtttcttgtccgattgagctgatttttggacagcatattatcttcatctcaatctttgattaggaactgacagagttggatttggttgcctgcagcttcagttttgctgtcgtgaacagtagctgcgaaattggtgattttgctcctttaattctctagatttggtgcaatcttattttgttgttgctcgttgtttggcacttgttttgtggccaattttggagaacaatattgtaactcttggtgattatagtggagcttttggtcccgtggttttttactcttcacatcgaagggttttccacgtaaatcttggtgtcttgtgtgattggtttattattgccttgttatatttgtttggttgaattacttgctgccttactatcatattgcttgtggttgtttgtcttctcttggttcaaatcgaaaagggaaagtatagacttgggtattcttccgctgttatcctgtcaggcattctttgttagtgccttgtctctCCCAACAGAAACCCTATCTATTTGTGGTGTTCATTGGATAAGGGTAACCTTGTTGACTTTTTAATATCCAACTTACAATTTCTTATCTATTGTATCATCAAGACAACCATCAACTGAgactattaattataatacaACTACTTTGTTTTTACTCAAAAGTCATAGGTACGTACATTACACTACTAAACTcagtattaataaaatataacgATCTACCTAACAAAAGATATATTTATCTGAATAATTTATGTCTATTACAAGTAACTAGCaatgaatattttatgaatacCACATGATACTTTAGTTAACttaaaaaggaacatttttCCTTTCATCTTTGACAGAAGAATCACAGAAGTTATGGGATATTCCCTCAAAGTTCATTGACAGAGTAATTCAAATTTGCATCAGATAAATAatgcttttaaaaaataaaaaaataattattttattctctttaatcctatttaaataaaagaaattattttgtattcttaCATTCTTTTTGCtaatattccttttttttttaactcccTTTGTATTTTCcttcttcataattttgatTAGTTAAAATGATAGTGTGACGAAAATATGAATCAATAGTCAAAATGTATTGAACAAAGTGAATTAAGAATATTATCCTTATATCTTCTTAAACTTTCAAGCATTACAACAAACATATTTAAGTGTGGACCAAATTATCAAATtcttgaattagattctatagTTCTAACTCtgtctttatttaaaatttgtcactttttaacttataaaattatgttaaccATTCATATAACGATTGTCTAAGAAAGGATATTTTTCAAcgttaaattgataaaaatttacctcaaactaataattgacaaaaaaaaaagtaaaaaaagaatcatttatagaaaaattaaataataatttccaTCTACAAAAgtatcaaacaaaataaaatattaaataaatatatatgacatttaattagattttagaCATCTAATTAATATGAAGGTTAGGTATCTCAGAGTTTTGAGTAAAGTAATAAATTATCAAACATATCACATCCACACAAGCGTCATTACACGTGAATAATAAGGGAAGGTTTGTATATCTACTTAGCTACGAAATTGTCTAGGAAACCATTTACGCTCTAACGTGAAATTTTcaactacaaattcatatttaatcaaACTCTAATATAATATCGAACATCgattaaaaaaagagagagagaaggtTAGTATGTAGTCAGTTAAGACTGCCAGCAATTTTCTATTGTTAGGACAGTTGGGTCAACGCTATAGACAAAAATGGTAGGAGATCAAAGCAATACTCCAACTTGCCTTAGAAAATAAAGAGAGCAACGTACATAACCAGCCATATATTTACATTCCTAcccaataataaatattttatccgtttttatttgtcttaatctatttccttaaaatatttttacttttgtgACAATTGAAATAGAGATATTATATCAAACACTTTGACTAAAAGAGTGCAAGTGGATGTAGTAAAGATATGCATAAATAGAAATACATTAGTTTCtacatttttgaaaatcaaacagagaagaagaaaagtatGGCTGGTGGAGGATTTAGTGATGATAAAGGAGGAAAAAGAGCTCATCTCTATGAGCATAAGATAACTggctattttatttttgcttgtGTGGTTGCAGCAATGGGAGGATCTCTATTTGGCTACGATCTCGGTGTTTCTGGTGAGTATTAATCAAAAACCATCTTTTTTTTCCTGATCTGTTTAGGAAAGTATTTCTCAAGTCATTGTTCGAAAACAACGAGACACCTAAATTTGTTACTAGATGTACAAAATACAAAGGCTTGTAGATATcagaaattgattttttgtgtCTTTTGCTTTATGAATCAATTAGTCAGataggcaaaaaaaaaaaacacttgaatTGTAGAAAGAAAAATTCTGATTCTAATTTGTGGTTTTTAAGGTGGGGTGACTTCCATGGATGATTTCTTGAAAGAGTTTTTCCCCAAAGTGTACAGAAGGAAGCATGCACATCTCAAAGAAACTGATTACTGTAAATATGACAATCAGATACTCACCTTGTTTACTTCCTCTTTGTACTTTGCTGCACTTGTTTCGACATTTGGTGCTTCACATGTTACCCGCAACAAAGGGCGTCGAGCTAGTATACTTTGTGGAGCAGTCAGTTTTTTTCTTGGTGCAATACTTAATGCTTTTGCAAAGAACATTGCAATGCTGATCCTTGGTCGATGTCTTCTTGGAGTTGGCATTGGATTTGGCAATCAGGCAGTCCCTCTGTATCTCTCAGAAATGGCACCTGCAAAAGTTCGAGGAGCAGTTAACCAACTGTTTCAACTCACAACTTGCTTGGGGATATTGATAGCCAACTTCATCAATTATGCAACTGATAAAATTCATCCATGGGGATGGAGATTATCACTTGGCTTAGCCACAGTTCCTGCTACAGTTATGTTTATTGGTGGGCTTTTTCTACCTGAGACCCCAAACAGTCTCGTAGAACAGGGTAAATTACAGGAAGCAAGACAAGTATTAGAGAAAATTAGAGGTACCACAAAAGTTGAAGCTGAGTTTGCGGATCTTAAAGATGCAAGTGATGCTGCGAGAGCCATAAAAGATCCATTCAGGAATCTCCTCAAGAGGAAGAACCGTCCCCAATTGGTAATAGCAGCTTTGGGGATCCCAGCATTCCAACAGCTTACCGGCATGAACTCCATTCTTTTCTACGCCCCTGTCATATTTCAGAGCTTAGGATTTGGCTCAGGAGCATCATTGTATTCATCTGCTATAACCAGTGGTGCACTTGTTCTAGCTACATTCATTTCAATGGCTTTTGTTGACAAGTTTGGAAGAAGAGCTTTCTTTCTGGAAGCTGGAGTTGAAATGATATGTGTTTTGGTAATTTTCTGCTTTGAAATTCTTCCTGACAAGGCTTTCGTTATAGCATATACTTGACTGGAAGTTTGTTTCACAGGTAGCGGTTGCTGTTACTCTGGCTTTGAAGTTTGGAGAAGGTGAAGAACTCCCAAAAGGAATTGGCATCTTCCTTGTAGTCATAATCTGCATATTTGTTGTCGCATATGGAAGGTCTTGGGGTCCCTTAGGTTGGCTGGTACCAAGTGAACTATTTCCCCTGGAAACAAGATCTGCAGGACAGAGCATGGTGGTTTGTGTCAATATGATCTTCACAGCCCTCATTGCACAATGCTTCCTTGTGTCTCTCTGTCACCTCAAATA
The window above is part of the Solanum pennellii chromosome 5, SPENNV200 genome. Proteins encoded here:
- the LOC107020432 gene encoding sugar transport protein 14-like codes for the protein MAGGGFSDDKGGKRAHLYEHKITGYFIFACVVAAMGGSLFGYDLGVSGGVTSMDDFLKEFFPKVYRRKHAHLKETDYCKYDNQILTLFTSSLYFAALVSTFGASHVTRNKGRRASILCGAVSFFLGAILNAFAKNIAMLILGRCLLGVGIGFGNQAVPLYLSEMAPAKVRGAVNQLFQLTTCLGILIANFINYATDKIHPWGWRLSLGLATVPATVMFIGGLFLPETPNSLVEQGKLQEARQVLEKIRGTTKVEAEFADLKDASDAARAIKDPFRNLLKRKNRPQLVIAALGIPAFQQLTGMNSILFYAPVIFQSLGFGSGASLYSSAITSGALVLATFISMAFVDKFGRRAFFLEAGVEMICVLVAVAVTLALKFGEGEELPKGIGIFLVVIICIFVVAYGRSWGPLGWLVPSELFPLETRSAGQSMVVCVNMIFTALIAQCFLVSLCHLKYGIFLLFAGLIFIMSCFIFFLLPETKQVPIEEIYLLWQNHWFWKRYCTPEENEHGLDAKSLPPI